AATTCAATAAAAAAGTATTTATACATATTATTACTGATGGTAGAGATGTAGCTCCTGATTGTGCACAAAAATATATAAATCAAATTTTAGAGATTTGTGATGAATATATAAAAATTGCAACTATTGCTGGAAGATATTATACAATGGATAGAGATAATAGATGGGATAGAGTTAAAAAAGGTTATGATGCAATAACATTTGCAACTCCTTTAACTACAAGTGACATTTCATCTTATTTAAAAGATTCATATGAAAACCAAATCTTTGATGAGTTTATTGTTCCAACTGCATTTGAAGGATATGAAGGTATAAAAGAGAATGATGGAATAATTTTCTGTAATTTTAGAAGTGATAGAATGAGAGAAATTTCTTCTGTTTTTGCAAATAAAAATTTTAATGAATTTGATACATTTAAAGGTTCATTAAATCTTGCAACAATGACACAATATGATAAAAATACGCCTATTCCTGTTTTATTTCCTAAAGAATCTCCAAAAAATACTTTAGCTGAAGTAATTTCAAATGCTGGTTTATCTCAACTTCATACTGCTGAAACAGAAAAATATGCCCACGTTACATTTTTCTTTAATGGAGGGGTTGAAGAACCTATGTTAAATGAAACAAGAGTTTTAATTCCTTCACCTCAAGTTGCAACATATGATTTACAACCTGAAATGTCTGCACCTCAAGTTGGAGATGCTGTTAGAACTGCTATGAATAATAATACAGATTTTATTGTAGTAAACTTTGCAAATGGTGATATGGTTGGACATACAGGTGTATTTGATGCAGCTGTAAAAGCTGTTGAAGCTGTTGATTTTGAATTAGGTTTAATTTTTGAACTAGCAAAAAAACAAAATTACAATATTGTATTAACATCTGACCATGGAAATTGCGAAATGATGAAAGATGAAGATGGAAATATTCTAACTAATCATACTGTTGGAGATGTTTATTGTTTCGTTTATGCAAATGGGGTTAAAGAGGTTAAAACTGGTAGTTTAAATAATATTGCTCCAACAGTTTTAAAATTGATGAATTTAGAAATCCCTCAAGAGATGGATGAACCATTAATATAAAAGATTTGTTGTGTCATATATAAATATAAAAAATTTAAAAATTTATACAAATGAGAAAACATTAGTAAATTTATCATTTAATATTACTAATTCAACTGCTTTAATTGGTGAAAGTGGAAGTGGAAAATCTTTAACGCTAAAAGCTTTATTGAATCTTCTTCCAAGTTCAATGAAAATTGATAAAGATATAGATTCTGATTTTGAATTAAATTATGACACAATTGCTTTTATTCCTCAAAATCCTTTTACCTCTTTGTCATCAATGACAAAAATAAAAAATCAATTTTTTTGTAGTGAAGAAAAAAAAGAAGAAGTATTAAAACTTTTAGATTTAGATAAATCAATATTAAATAAATTTCCTCCTCAACTAAGTGGTGGACAAATTCAAAGAGTTGTAATTGCAATTGCCTTAAGTAGAAATGCAAAAATACTTTTACTTGATGAACCAACAACTGCTTTAGATTTTGAGAACAAAAACAATATCATTAATATTATCAATGATTTAAAAAAACAATTAAATGTTTTAATACTTTTTGTTACCCATGATATAGATTCAATAAAAGATATTTGTAACGAGATAGTTATTATTAAAAATGGAAAAGTTATTGAAAATGGTTTAACAAATATTGTTTTATCTTCACCAAAAGAAGATTACACAAAAAGATTGATTAACTCAACTTTTAAAAATAAAAATTTTAGGAATTAATTATGATGAAATATATTTTTGGTCTTTTAGTTATTGCTGGATTGGCCGTTTTTGGTTGGCTTTATAATTTATATGAAGAGATTAAACACGATGTTGATTCAGTTGTAAATTATTCACCAAAACAAAGTACTCAATTTTTTGACAAAGATGGTAACTTATTAGCAAATACATTCAAAGATGAAAATAGAGAATATGTAAAATATGATGATATTCCTGCAAGAATTATTGAAGGTTTAGTTGCAATTGAAGATACACAATTTTTCGAACACTATGGAATTAATCCAGATGCAATTAGCCGTGCTATGATTAAAAATATTAAAGCTGGTGGATATGTTGAAGGAGCAAGTACTTTAACTCAACAATTAATTAAATTGCTTGTTTTAAGTAGAGAAAAAAAATTGATGAGAAAAGTAAAAGAAGCACTACTTGCTATTAGGTTAGAAACTGTTCTTACAAAAGAAGAAATACTTGAAAGATACTTGAATCATGTATATTTTGGACATGGTTATTATGGAATAAAAACAGCTGCAAAAGGATATTTTAATAAAGACTTATATGAATTATCTTTAAAAGAGATGGCAATTCTTGTTGGACTTCCAAGAGCTCCAAGTTTTTATGACCCGACAAAAAATCTTAAAATTTCACTTGCTCGTGCAAATCAAGTAATTACAAGATTAAATACTCTTGGGTGGATTAATAAAGAACAATATGAAGAGTCAATGAAAGAGACACCTGTTATTTATAATCAAACTTTAACAAAAAATAAAGCACCTTATGCAGTTGATTATGCAATTAGTTTATTAATAAATGATATTCCTGACATATTATATGGTGGATATAAAATTTATTTAACTATTGATTTAAGTGCACAAGAAATTGCAAGAGATGCATTAAAAGCCTCTTATGATGAGGCAATAAAAAGAGATTTAGATTTTAGAAAAAATTCAAAAAATCCAAATGATGATACTTATGTTAAAGAGTTAAATGGTGCAATGATTTCATTAGAAAGTGGAACAGGAAGAATTCTTGCTTTTGTTGGTGGTGTAGATTATAATCAATCTGTATTTAATAGAGCATATCAATCAAAAAGACAAGCAGGAAGTGCAATAAAACCTTTTTTATATCAAACAGCTTTAAATGAGGGATATAATCCTGCCTCACAATTATTTGATATTTCAAGAACTTATAACTATACAGTTGGTGGTGTTCAGAAAAAATGGCAACCAAAAAACTATGGAGGAAATTTCGAAGGAGTTGTTAGTCTTAGAGATTCATTAGTTGCTTCAAGAAATTTATCAACACTAAATCTTGTTACTGATGTTGGTGTTCCAGTTGTAACTGAAGCACTAAAAAAATATGGTTTTAATGATATTGTTGACAATTTATCTATAACATTAGGTTCAATGAGTGTTTCATTAGTTGAATTTAGTGAAGCATATAGTGCTTTTGCAAATAATGGAACACAAGTAAAACCATATATTATTGAACAAATTGTAAATAAAGATGGAAAAACAGTAACTTTTGAACCACAAACAAAAGAGATTAATACTCCTGAGCAAAATTATTTAATGACATCAATTTTAACTGATGTAGTAAATAAAGGTACAGGAAAATCTGCTCAAGTTCCAGGTATTGAATTAGCTGGAAAAACTGGTACAACAAATAATAATGTTGATGCTTGGTTCTGCGGTTATTCTCCATCAATTCAAACTATTGTTTGGTTTGGAAATGATAATAACACTCCAATGAGAAAAACTGAAACTGGTGGAAAAATTGCTGGACCTGCTTTCTCATATTTCTTTAAAAAATATTTAGAAATTCATCCAGAAATTCCAAGAAATTTTATAAAACCTGATAATGTTTATAGTACAACAATAAATGGTAAAGAAGAGTTTTATACTGATATTTCTCCTGTACCAGAAATTGATTCTTTAATTCAACAACAACCACTAAATCCAAATGAAGAAGTTTTAGAATTCTAATAAAACTTCTTTAGAGTTTTACTTTTAAATTATACTAATAAAAAAAGGGGCAAGTTCATCTGAACTTGCCCCTTTTGGTTTTAAGAATATATTCTTAGCAAGAATACATTGTTTTAAATTCGAATGCAGTTGGTCTTGCTTCGTAAGGCCAAACTTGAGTTTCAAATTTATAGTGTTGATAAGTATCAATCATTTCTTGAGAGAATACTGGTTTTAAGAAATCATTATCTCTAATTAAAGCTTCTAATGCTCCTCTTAATGTATGAGGCATTTGAGGAATTTGTCTTTCTCTAATTTCATCTAAAGATAATTCAAATAAATCGTCATCCATTGGTCCAACTGGCTCATATTTATTTTTAATACCATCTAAACCAGCCATTAACATTGCTGCAAATCCTAAATATGGGCAAGAAGTTGAATCTGGGAATCTCATTTCAATTCTTGTTGCTTTTTCACCTGCTCCATAAGGAATTCTACAAGAAGCAGATCTGTTTTGAGATGAATAAGTTAAGATTGAAGGAGCTTCAAATCCTGGAATTAATCTTTTATAAGAGTTAGTTGATGCATTTGTGAATGCTGCAACAGCTCTAGCGTGTTTAAATACTCCACCAACATAATGTCTAGCAGTTTCACTTAAATTACCATATTCACCTTGTTTGTAGAATAGGTTTTTACCATCTTTCCAGATTGATTGGTGTACGTGCATTCCATTTCCATTATCACCATAAAGTGGTTTTGGCATAAATGTAGCAGATTTACCATTTAAGTGTGCAACCATTTTGATTACATATTTTAATTTTTGTACGTTATCAGAAGCTTCAATTAAATCTCCAAATACTATACCGATTTCATGTTGACCTTGAGCAACTTCGTGGTGTCCTAAAACAACTTCAAGACCAACTTGCTCTAATACTGTCATCATTTCAGCTCTTAAATCAACACCTGTATCAATTGGAGCTACTGGGAAATATCCACCTTTAGTTCTAGGTCTATGACCCATATTTCCACCTTCCATATCTACAGAATCATTCCATTCACCATCTTCTGAATCAACTCTATAATAAGACTCATTTATTGTATCTTTAATTTTTACATCTTCAAATACAAAAAACTCATTTTCAGGTCCGAAATATGCAACATCACCTAATCCAGATTCTGCAAGGTGTTTTAATGCTTTTTTAGCAATTGATCTTGGACATTTTTCGTACATTTCATTTTTATAAATGTCATAAACATCACAAATAACAATGATTGTAGAATCAGCAGTAAATGGATCTAAGAATGCTGTTTCAACATCTGGTTTTAAAAGCATATCTGATTTGTGAATTGGTTGCCATGCTTCAATAGAAGAACCATCAAATGGCATTCCATTTTCTAAAGTAGAAGCACTTACTGCGCTAAATTTATATGTAACGTGGTGCCACATACCTTTCATATCTGTAAATCTGAAATCTACAAATTTAACTTCATTTGCTTTACTATACTCAAAAAATTCTTCAATACTATTAACGAACTTACCCATAGGTTTAACTCCTTCAAATTATTTGAGTAATTGTATCCAAAAATATAAAAAATAAAATAAAACAGCTGTATATTTTTTATACAATTATATTTAAAATAATATGCCTTATTAAAATTCAATATGTTTTCTGTCTCTACTATCAAAAGTTACACATTTTGAAAATCCTATCTCTTTTGATAAAGTAGTAATTTCATCATATTTAAAACCAATTTGTTCTAAATTATGTGCATCAGAACCAAATGTTATATCAATTCCCATTTCATAAGCCATTTCAAGTAGTTGTTTTGAAGGGTAAGATTCATTTATTGGTTTTCTAAGTCCTGCTGGATTTATTTCTAAAATCATATTTGATTTTTTAATTGCTATTAATGCATCTTTTGCAATAAGCCTAATATCTTTTTTAGGTAAGAACTTAAATACTTTTATTAAATCAAAATGACCTACAATATCAAAAAGTCCAGTTTTTACCATTGATTTAATTGCATCAA
The genomic region above belongs to Arcobacter ellisii and contains:
- the gpmI gene encoding 2,3-bisphosphoglycerate-independent phosphoglycerate mutase — protein: MTNKTLLIITDGIGYNSSNEYNAFFSANTPTYDYLFKNVPYSLIHTYGNFVGLPDGQMGNSEVGHMTIGSGRILYQDLVKINIAIEKNTLKDNEVLKTTINNSNNIHLLGLLSDGGVHSHIDHIIAMAKIAKEFNKKVFIHIITDGRDVAPDCAQKYINQILEICDEYIKIATIAGRYYTMDRDNRWDRVKKGYDAITFATPLTTSDISSYLKDSYENQIFDEFIVPTAFEGYEGIKENDGIIFCNFRSDRMREISSVFANKNFNEFDTFKGSLNLATMTQYDKNTPIPVLFPKESPKNTLAEVISNAGLSQLHTAETEKYAHVTFFFNGGVEEPMLNETRVLIPSPQVATYDLQPEMSAPQVGDAVRTAMNNNTDFIVVNFANGDMVGHTGVFDAAVKAVEAVDFELGLIFELAKKQNYNIVLTSDHGNCEMMKDEDGNILTNHTVGDVYCFVYANGVKEVKTGSLNNIAPTVLKLMNLEIPQEMDEPLI
- a CDS encoding ATP-binding cassette domain-containing protein; this encodes MSYINIKNLKIYTNEKTLVNLSFNITNSTALIGESGSGKSLTLKALLNLLPSSMKIDKDIDSDFELNYDTIAFIPQNPFTSLSSMTKIKNQFFCSEEKKEEVLKLLDLDKSILNKFPPQLSGGQIQRVVIAIALSRNAKILLLDEPTTALDFENKNNIINIINDLKKQLNVLILFVTHDIDSIKDICNEIVIIKNGKVIENGLTNIVLSSPKEDYTKRLINSTFKNKNFRN
- a CDS encoding transglycosylase domain-containing protein, with protein sequence MMKYIFGLLVIAGLAVFGWLYNLYEEIKHDVDSVVNYSPKQSTQFFDKDGNLLANTFKDENREYVKYDDIPARIIEGLVAIEDTQFFEHYGINPDAISRAMIKNIKAGGYVEGASTLTQQLIKLLVLSREKKLMRKVKEALLAIRLETVLTKEEILERYLNHVYFGHGYYGIKTAAKGYFNKDLYELSLKEMAILVGLPRAPSFYDPTKNLKISLARANQVITRLNTLGWINKEQYEESMKETPVIYNQTLTKNKAPYAVDYAISLLINDIPDILYGGYKIYLTIDLSAQEIARDALKASYDEAIKRDLDFRKNSKNPNDDTYVKELNGAMISLESGTGRILAFVGGVDYNQSVFNRAYQSKRQAGSAIKPFLYQTALNEGYNPASQLFDISRTYNYTVGGVQKKWQPKNYGGNFEGVVSLRDSLVASRNLSTLNLVTDVGVPVVTEALKKYGFNDIVDNLSITLGSMSVSLVEFSEAYSAFANNGTQVKPYIIEQIVNKDGKTVTFEPQTKEINTPEQNYLMTSILTDVVNKGTGKSAQVPGIELAGKTGTTNNNVDAWFCGYSPSIQTIVWFGNDNNTPMRKTETGGKIAGPAFSYFFKKYLEIHPEIPRNFIKPDNVYSTTINGKEEFYTDISPVPEIDSLIQQQPLNPNEEVLEF
- the glnA gene encoding type I glutamate--ammonia ligase, giving the protein MGKFVNSIEEFFEYSKANEVKFVDFRFTDMKGMWHHVTYKFSAVSASTLENGMPFDGSSIEAWQPIHKSDMLLKPDVETAFLDPFTADSTIIVICDVYDIYKNEMYEKCPRSIAKKALKHLAESGLGDVAYFGPENEFFVFEDVKIKDTINESYYRVDSEDGEWNDSVDMEGGNMGHRPRTKGGYFPVAPIDTGVDLRAEMMTVLEQVGLEVVLGHHEVAQGQHEIGIVFGDLIEASDNVQKLKYVIKMVAHLNGKSATFMPKPLYGDNGNGMHVHQSIWKDGKNLFYKQGEYGNLSETARHYVGGVFKHARAVAAFTNASTNSYKRLIPGFEAPSILTYSSQNRSASCRIPYGAGEKATRIEMRFPDSTSCPYLGFAAMLMAGLDGIKNKYEPVGPMDDDLFELSLDEIRERQIPQMPHTLRGALEALIRDNDFLKPVFSQEMIDTYQHYKFETQVWPYEARPTAFEFKTMYSC